CTGCTCGATCTCGAGCACGGTCCGCTGGACGTCGAGACCGTGCAGGCGATGGGCCGCGCCTGCCGCGCGACGGGCATCGTGCCGCTGGCCCGCGTGCCCGACGCCAACCCCAAGACGATTCTCCGGATGCTGGACAGCGGCTGCCTCGGCGTGATGGTCCCGCAGGTGGAGACGCCCCAGCAGGCGGCGGACGTCGTCGCCGCGTGCCGGTATCCGCCGGCCGGCCGCCGCAGCCTGGCCGGCAATACGGTGGCCGCCCGCTGGGGCGTCGTGCCCGCGGCCGATCACGTCGCCGCGAGCAACGACACGGTGCTGGCGATCGTCCAGATCGAGACCCGGGCCGGCCTGAACGCGGTCGCGGACATCGCCCGCACCCCCGGGCTCGACATGCTGTTCATCGGCCCCAACGATCTGTCGACGAGTCTCGGGCATCCCGGCGAGATGCGTCATCCCGAAGTGCAGGACGCGATCCGGCGGATCCTCCGCACTGCGAAGGACGCCGAGACGATGTCCGGGATTCTCGCCCTCGATCCGCGGGACGTCGAGACGTACCGGCCGCAGGGCGCGGGTTTGTTCCTCGACGGCCTCCCGCGCCTGCTGCTGCGCGCCGCGCAGGTCCAGGTGGCCGGACTGCGTGAGGCGGCCGCCCGGGTCGACGGTAGCGGCGGCCGGTAGTCGCCATGGCCGGCCGGCTCGACTACCACGACCCGTTTCATGAATTCGCCGGCCGGCTGACCGAAGCGCTCGAAGACAACCATCTGGTCGTGTCGGGGTACGCGTTCCTCGTCGACGTGGACCACATGAGCCGCGAGTACCGGTACGTGGTGCACCTCGAAAGCGAACCGCCCGCCGACGCCCCGCAGACCTCGGCCTGGCCCTGGGCCGAGCTGCGCTTCCTCGTCGACGCGCTGTCGTTCGGCCGGCACATTGCGGAGTACGACGAAGGCGTCGAATTTTCGCGCACGGTGCACGAAGAGGTCCAGGTGTTCGGCGAGCTGCTCACCGAGGTGACGATGGACCGCCTGCTGGTCCCGCCGGACGTCGTGGCGCTGCGTCGCGCCATCGGCGCCGCGGGTCCGGAACCCGGCGTGCCGAGCATCAGCCTGCAGCAGCACTTCTCCACCGAGGACGCGCCGCCGGTCTACAGCGCGCGCGTGCAGTCCAGCGTGGTGCTCAAAGAGGACGAGCTGGTCGAGGCCGACCGGCCCCGCAAGATCGCGCAGGCGGTCACGGCGCTGCTCGGCGGTCTGCAGTCGCTGCACCTCGCCGCCGAGGGCGCGCCGATGCCGCCGAACGAGTGACGCCCGCCGAACCCGCCGCGCCCGCGGCCTCCTCTGCCGCAACTCCATCCGGCGACGAGCGCCTCATGCGGGTGGCCCTGGCCGAGGCGGCGGAGGCCGGCACCCTCGGCGACGTGCCGATCGGCGCGGTCGTGGTGCATGACGGTCGGATCGTCGCGCGCGGACAGAACCGGCGCGAAGTCGACCGCGATCCCACCGCCCACGCCGAACTCCTCGCGCTCAGGCAGGCGGCCCGGCACGTCGGGGGCTGGCGGCTCTCGGGCTGTACCGTCTACGTGACGCTCGAGCCGTGTCCGATGTGCGCGGGCGCGCTGCTTCAGGCACGGGTCGACCGGCTCGTGTACGGCGCCGCCGACCCGAAGGCCGGCGCCGCCGGCAGCGTCGTCGATCTTTTCCGCGGCGTCCGTTTCCCTCACCACGTCGACGTGACGGGGGGCGTGTGCGAGGCGGAGTGTCGGCAGATTCTCCAGAGGTTCTTCGAGACGCTGCGCGCATAGCAACTGTCGGTCGATCCCAGCAAATGCCGGCGCCGGAAGACTAGAGGTCGACGTAACCGCCGACACAGGTGATCGTCCCGCCGCCCACCCAGATCGTGCCCTCGTCGTCTCGCGAAATATGAACGCGTCCGTGCCGACCCAGCGCGGTGCCCTGACTCGCGACGTACGGCGCCCTCGCCCGCCCGCCGTCGAGCAGCCACTGCGCCAGGGAGGCGTTCAGGCTGCCGGTTACCGGGTCTTCGACGGTCGCGCCGTGCTTGGGGAAGAAGGCCCGTACTTCGAAGGCCGCCGGGGAGCCGGCGGGGTATGGGCCGACCACTCCGAGGTCGATGTCGATGAAGATGGGCTGAAGCGCAAGAACCGCGGCGGCTGCCGGCAGGAGTACAGCCACCCATCCGGGGCCGTTGTCACACCACGCGGCATCGACGATGTCGTCTCGGTCGATGCGCAGGACCGAGGCGATGTGCCGGACGAGCGGTTCTTCGACCGGTCCGCTCCGGATCAATGGCGGGGCGGCGAATGCCAGCCCGTTCGCGCCGCGGCGCACCCGGACCAGGCCGGCCGGGCATTCCTGCACGACGACGTCGTCCCGCTTCGGCGTGCCCCCCGCCGCCAGCCAGGTGT
The sequence above is a segment of the bacterium genome. Coding sequences within it:
- a CDS encoding aldolase/citrate lyase family protein — protein: MPTNPVKTKVRHGEAVFGTICALPSPEVVEIIAVAGYDCVLLDLEHGPLDVETVQAMGRACRATGIVPLARVPDANPKTILRMLDSGCLGVMVPQVETPQQAADVVAACRYPPAGRRSLAGNTVAARWGVVPAADHVAASNDTVLAIVQIETRAGLNAVADIARTPGLDMLFIGPNDLSTSLGHPGEMRHPEVQDAIRRILRTAKDAETMSGILALDPRDVETYRPQGAGLFLDGLPRLLLRAAQVQVAGLREAAARVDGSGGR
- the tadA gene encoding tRNA adenosine(34) deaminase TadA, whose amino-acid sequence is MTPAEPAAPAASSAATPSGDERLMRVALAEAAEAGTLGDVPIGAVVVHDGRIVARGQNRREVDRDPTAHAELLALRQAARHVGGWRLSGCTVYVTLEPCPMCAGALLQARVDRLVYGAADPKAGAAGSVVDLFRGVRFPHHVDVTGGVCEAECRQILQRFFETLRA
- a CDS encoding PhzF family phenazine biosynthesis protein, producing the protein MARHRRFRQVDVFTTTPYAGNPVAVVLDADGLTTEEMERFTRWTNLSEATFVLPPTDPAADYRVRIFTSGAKTLVRDTPASELSFAGHPTLGTCHTWLAAGGTPKRDDVVVQECPAGLVRVRRGANGLAFAAPPLIRSGPVEEPLVRHIASVLRIDRDDIVDAAWCDNGPGWVAVLLPAAAAVLALQPIFIDIDLGVVGPYPAGSPAAFEVRAFFPKHGATVEDPVTGSLNASLAQWLLDGGRARAPYVASQGTALGRHGRVHISRDDEGTIWVGGGTITCVGGYVDL